GAAAGTAAAAGACAAAGGCGAGGATCAGGTTCTGCTGCCCGACGCAAAGATACATGCCGATACTCAGCGCGAAGGTCATCAGTTGGGTGTAGCGGAACATTTTTATTTTGTCCCAGAACTTAGTCACCCACGTGGTCGCAATCATCGCCAGAATAGACGCCACCACGCCGACGGTCAGGAACGGTGAAATCAGGCTGTCACCGCCATTCAGATAATATTTGGCGTAATAGGCCGCGACCGAACCGCGGATCACGTAGCCGCACATCAGCAACATAATCACCACGCCCAGAATCAGCCACTGGTCGTTACGCAGTAAATTCGCGAACTGCTGTTTGACGGACAGTGACGGCAATTCAGGCTCGCTGCGTTCGCGGGTGGTCATAAAGCAGAAGATAAACAGCACGGCGCCCATCGCCCCCATCAGGCCCATAGAGAGCTGATAACCCAGCGCTTTATTGCCCTGTCCCAGCCAGACCGCCAGCATGGGAACCACAATCGTCACCAGAAACGCGGCGATTTTGGTCATCACAAAACGATACCCGTTGGCGCTCAGACGCTCGCCCGGATCGTCCGTGATGACACCAATCAGAGAGATATAAGGGATAGTGATCGCCGTATAGACCAGCGTCATCAGAATGTAAGTGAAATAGGCCCATGCCAGCTTCGCCATATACGCCATATCCGGCGTGATAAACATCAGATAGACGGCAAAGCCAAATGGAATGGCAAACCATAACAACCATGGACGATAGCGTCCCCAGCGGGTCGACACTTTGTCGGTCAGCATTCCCATTGCCGGATCGATAATGGCATCGATCATCCGCACCACCACCAGCAGCACACCCACATCCGCTGCCCGTAAACCGTAAATATCCGTGTAGAAATATGCCAGCAGTAGCTGCATGGCAATAATCACTACGTTGATCGCCATATCCCCGGCGCCGAAACCTATTTTTTCCACGATAGACAATTTCATATCGGTATTCCTTTTGCGCCGTTCAGCGCAAGAATGTCGAAAAAAGGATGACGTAACTACGTGAAATAAAAGCTTTTATGATTAACGCATGACCCAGAAAACCAGGATCAGGCGTTATGAGGGAGTGTAATGGAACCACAAAAGATATAAAGGTATACCTTTATATCTTTT
The sequence above is drawn from the Citrobacter amalonaticus genome and encodes:
- a CDS encoding MFS transporter — its product is MKLSIVEKIGFGAGDMAINVVIIAMQLLLAYFYTDIYGLRAADVGVLLVVVRMIDAIIDPAMGMLTDKVSTRWGRYRPWLLWFAIPFGFAVYLMFITPDMAYMAKLAWAYFTYILMTLVYTAITIPYISLIGVITDDPGERLSANGYRFVMTKIAAFLVTIVVPMLAVWLGQGNKALGYQLSMGLMGAMGAVLFIFCFMTTRERSEPELPSLSVKQQFANLLRNDQWLILGVVIMLLMCGYVIRGSVAAYYAKYYLNGGDSLISPFLTVGVVASILAMIATTWVTKFWDKIKMFRYTQLMTFALSIGMYLCVGQQNLILAFVFYFLINFFCDMQMPVFWSSIAEAVDYGEKKTGLRVSGLAFGGILFFQKFGMGIAGGVLGFLLSHFGYQADVQQSASSLTGIALMMTLIPAVFHLVVGVVMKKYLINNDYYRDIQSELAQRQA